From a single Dendropsophus ebraccatus isolate aDenEbr1 chromosome 8, aDenEbr1.pat, whole genome shotgun sequence genomic region:
- the LOC138799625 gene encoding cobalamin binding intrinsic factor-like — protein sequence MSFLHDCIKMKQVIILCAGLLTLTHVCWADAVCYVSDTQKSYVTSLTISMAQSVGPCVTPDPSVLLALNLGNITDVSTQDLLVKQLKEDAAQKITKNAPFSSGKVALYVLALQSSCSDPAELPNSNADLVQLLETKTQEELESIENNGSPLTTWYQVSLDVLGLCVMSKPSAITAAHASANSIPTNPSGHEFSVDTAAVAVMGFTCVLKMDDVPPDTFAALKYTVGALVDMMLNSQNNGLIGNIYSTGLAAQALTAAKPYYSSNLWDCPQTLRAVIDLIPQKKFSQPIAAAQLLPFLWGQSYVSAKDISCPNNNAQLISVEYTIFNDLIGEPFKYSIIVSVKEGSTLLEVMKKAEQLNPKHFSFETETSSWGAFVTSINNLGGSTNDKTYWQFFSDVTPLDEGVGTYKPSNKEHILAIFSRY from the exons ATGTCATTTCTACATGACTGTATCAAGATGAAGCAAGTCATCATCTTATGTGCTGGGCTCCTTACCCTCACCCATGTCTGCTGGGCTGACGCTGTCTGCT ATGTCTCTGATACACAGAAGTCCTATGTCACCAGCTTGACTATCAGCATGGCACAAAGCGTGGGGCCATGTGTCACTCCAGACCCCAGTGTCCTTCTGGCACTGAACCTAGGAAATATCACAGACGTCTCCACTCAGGACCTGCTGGTAAAACAGCTAAAAGAAGATGCTGCTCAGAAGATCACTAAAA ATGCGCCCTTCTCTTCAGGAAAAGTTGCCCTTTACGTCCTTGCTCTGCAGTCCTCATGCTCCGACCCAGCTGAGCTTCCTAATTCTAATGCTGATCTTGTTCAACTTCTTGAAACCAAAACTCAAGAAGAACTTGAGAGTATTG aaaacaatggTTCCCCCCTTACTACCTGGTACCAAGTCAGCCTTGATGTGCTAGGTCTGTGCGTGATGTCCAAACCTTCCGCTATCACAGCGGCACATGCTTCTGCAAACTCCATCCCTACAAACCCATCTGGGCACGAATTTTCTGTAG ATACGGCCGCTGTGGCAGTGATGGGATTTACTTGTGTGCTCAAAATGGATGATGTGCCCCCAGACACTTTTGCAGCGTTGAAGTACACTGTTGGGGCCCTGGTGGACATGATGTTGAATAGTCAGAATAATGGACTTATTGGTAATATCTACAGCACTGGGCTGGCTGCACAG GCCCTAACAGCAGCAAAGCCCTACTATTCTTCAAACCTCTGGGATTGTCCTCAAACATTAAGAGCAGTGATAGATTTGATACCACAAAAGAAATTCTCCCAGCCAATTGCTGCTGCTCAGCTTCTACCTTTTCTGTGGGGTCAAAGTTATGTCTCTGCGAAAGACATCTCATGCCCAAATAATAATG CTCAGCTGATCTCAGTGGAATATACCATCTTCAATGACCTTATTGGAGAGCCCTTTAAGTACTCCATCATTGTGTCTGTGAAGGAAGGATCCACTCTTCTCGAGGTTATGAAGAAGGCGGAACAGCTTAATCCCAAACACTTCAG TTTTGAGACAGAGACCTCTTCTTGGGGAGCTTTTGTGACATCCATTAACAACCTTGGAGGAAGCACAAATGACAAGACGTACTGGCAGTTTTTCAGCGATGTCACTCCATTAGATGAAG GTGTCGGCACATACAAGCCCAGTAACAAGGAGCACATTCTGGCCATCTTTAGCAGATACTGA